AGCTGCCACAACAAAGTTGTATTTCAGGTTTTCTTTCTCATAAAAATGGATGAAAGTCGCCATAAGCGAAACCAGACATCCTCCCGCATCATTGCTTCCAAGGCCAAATAACTTTCCGTCTTTTACCATTGGATCAAACGGGTCATTTGTATAGCCAGGATTAGGCTTTACTGTATCGTGATGAGAATTTAGAAGAATCGTAGGCTTGTTTGGGTCATAGTTTTTATTAAAAGCCCAAACATTGTTCTTCTTTCTGTGAGTCGGGACTCCTCTGTCTTCAAAAAAACGGTTTAACAATTCCGCAGTTTTGTCTTCCTGCTTGCTGAAGGACTCTATTCGTATAAGTCCCTTTAGTAGCTCCAGAGCGTCTTTTTTTAATTTATCCCTATCAAACATAAAAATTTGTAGTTTAAAATGTAAAGGAGTTTAGCCTTTACCTTATTTATTAAATGATTTATCTCTTCCGTGGCCTGTCCCCCGACAGGCCACCACTAATGTTATCTACAATGATACTTTACTACTTGTTTAAACTAAACTTATAGTTAATTGACTCTATGCTCTAATTGTGTCCTGTCAGGGGATAGGCACGGAGCATACTCCTTTAAACTTTCGACTTTAAACTTTTAGCTTTAAGCCTTCCGCTTTACGCCTTTAAAACCGTTCCCGCCTGCACAGACTGGTTTACAATTGAAACAATATCATCAGCATGACATATGATTACGGACTTCACACCAGCTTTAATAGCGTCAAAGGAGTTGTCCATTTTAGGAATCATACCTTTTGCGATAACGCCATCTTGCTTCAATTGACCGTATTTCTCAGTATCAATAGATGAAATTACAGAGTTTTTATCATTGATATCCTGAAGAACACCTTTTAGTTCAAAACAATAAACAAGGCTCACATCAAAAGACCTGGAAAGCGCAACAGCAAGTGTAGAAGCAACCGTGTCAGCATTGGTGTTAAGCATGTTTCCTTTACCATCATGAGTAAGAGGAGCTATAACGGGAGTAAGGCCGGAAGAAATTAAGGTTGCCAAAGGTGCAGCCTCAATTTTTTCAACGTCTC
The Sporocytophaga myxococcoides DSM 11118 genome window above contains:
- the argB gene encoding acetylglutamate kinase — translated: MDKLYIIKIGGNVIDDDKTLQKFLRDLSSLKANKILVHGGGKVATEISKGLGIEAQMVDGRRITDAETLKIVTMVYGGLINKKVVSQLQSMGTNAIGLTGADANIMLASKRPVKNGIDYGFVGDVEKIEAAPLATLISSGLTPVIAPLTHDGKGNMLNTNADTVASTLAVALSRSFDVSLVYCFELKGVLQDINDKNSVISSIDTEKYGQLKQDGVIAKGMIPKMDNSFDAIKAGVKSVIICHADDIVSIVNQSVQAGTVLKA